A single genomic interval of Paenibacillus macerans harbors:
- the galU gene encoding UTP--glucose-1-phosphate uridylyltransferase GalU, with protein MKIRKAIIPAAGLGTRFLPATKAMPKEMLPIVDKPTIQYIVEEAVASGIEDIIIVTGKGKRAIEDHFDTSFELEYNLNEKGKFQLLEEVRKSSEMADIHYIRQKEPKGLGHAIWCARKFIGNEPFAVLLGDDIVESEVPCLKQMINVFEEHKASVVGVQPVDWNEVSRYGIVNPTVIQERVYLANELVEKPETGKAPSNLAIMGRYILTPAIFGILEEQQVGVNGEIQLTDAISRLGETERILAYNFEGTRHDVGEKMGFIQTTIHYALENPELRDELLRFMTEIVSANQKTASPE; from the coding sequence ATGAAAATTCGTAAAGCAATTATTCCGGCGGCCGGATTAGGGACGCGTTTTCTGCCGGCGACCAAGGCCATGCCTAAGGAAATGCTGCCGATCGTCGACAAGCCCACGATCCAATATATCGTGGAGGAAGCGGTCGCTTCCGGGATTGAAGACATTATTATTGTAACGGGGAAGGGTAAGCGTGCGATCGAAGATCACTTTGATACATCATTTGAGCTAGAATACAATCTAAATGAAAAAGGAAAATTTCAGCTTCTTGAAGAGGTACGTAAATCTTCGGAGATGGCGGATATTCACTACATCCGGCAAAAGGAACCAAAAGGCCTGGGACATGCGATCTGGTGCGCACGGAAATTTATCGGCAACGAACCGTTTGCCGTGCTGCTTGGCGACGATATCGTCGAGTCGGAGGTACCTTGCCTAAAACAAATGATCAACGTGTTTGAGGAGCATAAAGCTTCGGTAGTTGGTGTGCAGCCGGTAGACTGGAATGAGGTGTCCCGTTACGGGATTGTGAATCCTACGGTGATTCAGGAGCGGGTTTACTTGGCCAATGAACTGGTGGAGAAACCAGAAACCGGTAAGGCCCCCTCTAATTTGGCGATCATGGGGCGTTACATTTTGACCCCGGCGATTTTTGGCATTCTTGAAGAACAACAAGTAGGCGTAAACGGAGAGATCCAGTTGACCGATGCGATCTCGCGCCTCGGTGAGACGGAACGAATTTTGGCCTATAACTTCGAAGGAACCCGGCATGATGTGGGCGAGAAGATGGGCTTCATTCAAACCACCATCCATTATGCGCTGGAAAATCCGGAATTGCGGGATGAATTACTTCGTTTTATGACGGAAATCGTTAGTGCAAATCAAAAAACGGCCTCTCCTGAGTGA
- a CDS encoding O-antigen ligase family protein, translating to MSNPVYGKMAVESRIREKLPAALWLLLVGLIMFLVWAPFQAGVFNGLVLNFEQPIYWSVLVGSILLLVWAAAFFKNIKLEDQRDWTALLVLLIPITYIIALISAASQYFASNMVLIQSLYAFMFIMGLYLLQNHKANRMIETTLITVAYVIVLFGLFNWLGQGRTVSAIVGWFSGIVVDGQYTQAVWVDANGPRLASVFQYPNTYAAFLMAFFFIAVFGITRSKKWYGQAIHAFMLVPMVLSILLTLSRGGLVFLPVVFVVLLLFLKPAKQILWIVYCVLAGVATLVIAKPVTNLGQQFHLGQINDPAKGWFYVLGASLALAVIAWLIQRYAAPRLESGLSRWADRKLSSLWLPVVSVVVVGILAWLFLGTNLKHILPGNIGERLENLNLQQHSFLERMTFYKDAVKVLKDYPIIGAGGGAWASIFEKYQNNPYSSRQAHSFVMQYLVETGLLGFIIFVAFLIFIFYKYIRGYIKAGEQERDSYFAYFILVFSILIHSLMDFNMSFVFISMLVFLGLGGMAAVMDNRPVAKLKLKPGTMRGLYSTVMVLASIVLIFVSIRYIGASQDVVKAKNLFTTSNDFQEIKTPLDKALSKRGDHPDAVLYMSSLLQAVYSQTKDESFYNEELNLLTNTLKKEPFDKNMYKQLMTLYQSNSENDKAYAVLRDNADRYAYDMNWYEQLIVQSYELGYQALGQQDTAKKDDYFKTGLAAYQHVVAGVEHLKTLPKGQLQGNPFEITQPMVLNAGKMQYMLNDPAKAAEIFKVGIKDDLNDGTNREIARWYLAALQKNGTTDQAVYDRLLQMDPNEKGEIDKITQQNF from the coding sequence GTGTCGAATCCAGTATACGGGAAAATGGCCGTAGAGTCGAGAATTCGGGAAAAGTTACCTGCGGCGTTATGGTTGTTATTAGTTGGCTTAATTATGTTTTTGGTTTGGGCTCCGTTCCAGGCTGGTGTGTTTAACGGTCTTGTGCTAAATTTTGAGCAGCCGATCTATTGGTCGGTTCTTGTCGGCAGCATCCTGCTGCTGGTGTGGGCTGCGGCTTTCTTCAAAAATATCAAGCTGGAAGACCAACGGGACTGGACAGCCCTGCTTGTACTCTTAATTCCCATAACTTACATTATCGCACTAATTTCGGCGGCAAGCCAGTACTTTGCTTCCAATATGGTGCTGATTCAATCGCTTTATGCCTTTATGTTCATTATGGGGCTTTATTTGCTGCAAAATCACAAGGCCAACCGGATGATTGAGACGACCTTGATTACGGTTGCTTACGTGATTGTGCTGTTCGGCTTATTCAACTGGCTCGGACAGGGAAGAACCGTGTCGGCCATTGTCGGCTGGTTCTCGGGAATTGTCGTTGATGGACAATACACGCAGGCGGTTTGGGTTGACGCAAACGGTCCACGTCTCGCATCTGTTTTCCAATATCCTAATACGTATGCCGCCTTCCTGATGGCCTTCTTCTTCATCGCCGTGTTCGGCATCACCCGCTCTAAAAAGTGGTACGGCCAAGCGATCCACGCATTTATGCTGGTACCGATGGTCCTTTCGATTTTGCTGACGTTATCGCGCGGCGGCCTGGTGTTCTTGCCTGTCGTCTTCGTCGTACTGTTGTTATTCCTGAAGCCGGCCAAACAAATCCTGTGGATTGTTTATTGCGTGCTGGCCGGTGTTGCCACGCTGGTGATCGCTAAACCGGTAACGAACCTCGGGCAGCAATTCCACCTGGGGCAAATCAATGATCCGGCCAAAGGCTGGTTTTATGTACTTGGCGCCTCGCTGGCGCTGGCCGTGATCGCATGGCTGATCCAGCGTTATGCAGCTCCTCGTTTGGAAAGCGGCCTTAGCAGATGGGCGGATAGAAAACTGTCCAGCCTGTGGCTGCCGGTCGTTTCCGTCGTTGTGGTCGGTATCCTGGCTTGGCTGTTCCTGGGCACGAACCTCAAGCATATTTTACCGGGCAACATTGGGGAACGTTTGGAAAATCTTAACCTGCAGCAGCACAGTTTCCTTGAACGGATGACATTCTATAAAGACGCCGTAAAAGTTCTTAAAGATTATCCAATCATCGGTGCAGGCGGCGGCGCATGGGCGTCGATTTTTGAAAAGTATCAAAACAACCCGTACTCCAGCCGTCAAGCGCACAGCTTTGTGATGCAGTATCTGGTCGAGACCGGCCTTTTAGGATTCATTATTTTTGTGGCATTTCTGATCTTTATTTTCTATAAATATATTCGCGGCTACATCAAAGCCGGTGAACAGGAACGTGACTCTTATTTTGCTTATTTCATTCTTGTTTTTTCGATTCTGATTCACAGCTTGATGGATTTCAATATGAGTTTTGTTTTTATCAGCATGCTTGTTTTCCTGGGTCTGGGCGGCATGGCGGCTGTGATGGACAACCGCCCGGTAGCCAAACTCAAGTTGAAGCCAGGCACAATGCGAGGCTTGTATAGCACGGTTATGGTGCTTGCCTCGATCGTGCTGATCTTTGTGTCGATCCGTTATATTGGGGCGAGCCAAGACGTTGTTAAAGCTAAAAACTTGTTCACCACAAGTAATGACTTCCAGGAAATTAAAACACCGCTGGATAAGGCTCTCAGCAAACGTGGAGATCACCCCGATGCGGTATTGTATATGTCCAGCCTTCTTCAAGCCGTGTACAGTCAGACGAAAGATGAGTCTTTTTACAACGAAGAGCTTAATTTACTAACAAATACGCTGAAAAAAGAGCCGTTCGACAAAAATATGTACAAGCAGCTCATGACGCTGTATCAATCCAATAGCGAAAACGATAAGGCATATGCCGTTCTTCGCGATAATGCCGATCGTTACGCCTATGATATGAATTGGTACGAACAGTTGATTGTGCAGTCTTATGAGCTAGGTTACCAAGCGCTTGGTCAACAGGATACTGCCAAGAAGGACGACTACTTCAAAACAGGACTTGCCGCATATCAGCATGTGGTTGCCGGGGTTGAACATTTGAAAACTCTGCCGAAAGGTCAATTGCAAGGAAATCCGTTTGAAATCACGCAACCGATGGTGCTAAACGCCGGTAAAATGCAATATATGCTGAACGATCCGGCAAAAGCTGCGGAGATTTTTAAAGTTGGCATCAAGGATGACTTGAATGATGGTACGAACCGTGAGATCGCCCGCTGGTATTTGGCAGCCTTGCAGAAGAACGGAACCACCGACCAGGCGGTATATGATCGCTTGCTGCAAATGGATCCAAACGAAAAAGGGGAAATTGACAAAATAACTCAGCAAAACTTTTAA
- a CDS encoding glycosyltransferase, whose translation MKLMNQFYNFIIDVFKAFFNTNRSRATFRKAYAVFKEFGWAGFVKAIKNKASKRQLLDGVVTKEEEEMEELPYVGSVFVAGDNTGRKLFRRQQEEYSEAVIGQMIEVLQKNVHFSIILLLERTEINMLERTLKSVQSQIYGRWELWAVDLGTKDRRGVNLFGREAEKDSRLHLLGSNGQKIGRAEAYNQALSKTLGDYIIFMHMGDQLTPDALYWAAKNLDERDNVDLLFSDECYVDENGNYFSFFFKPAWSPLLMIRSSYPGNFSAFRKATLQKCGEFEKAFDSCALYEMTLRLSKRGGGIRHIERILYSTYAVEKTAEARRREISSRAKALSQHMWRMNYPAFIFEQDGQNFISKWRSEIPLVSVIIATDHSAILSSLPHLLRNTAYPNFEIVIVSNSELSEEIGEAMSGLGERMILCPYDGPLNYSKKYNLGAEAAKGEYLVFLGDDMYIAQQDWLNHLLDVLDLPGIGAVSPAVIDSEGKAVYMGGRIGQHGGELYECTFLGQSFYSKDDRALTLHMSREVSVLSQYCFSVRKDVFLQVGGLNEKSTPNRYFGLDFSFRIQNKNLRCAFVSTSILLHKERIGERNTSPRDRAYLYIIKKWHTALKRDILFTDSMLQYSTDSDNLPNRLLLPENLLKGEKGDILLVSHELSRTGSPQVVFEAAKVLKDQGYFPVVASPEDGPLSKDILAEEIPVIIDQDLSKYRAYRPNETPKSISPGIDNLLKNFDLVLVASIVSHNFINCYNGSDIPFLWWIHDGGTGYNFLKNYLPRYLKSNISVYCGGRYAQEMLEKYRPKYYTEVLLYGVKDWADLKEITVRREKILFLFPATFEIRKNQMLLLEAISMLPQAIAEKAEFLLIGKVGDELYYRSVYNKAKELTNVRISEPVPYDKLMDIYRETACVVVPSIDDPMPVVLAEAMMMSKIVLCSDMTGTARYIEDGVNGFVFSSKSASELEKKLEYIIGNFDTMNDVRKSGRKTYKQYFSQEIFTKNLVSVVEKNIIRFTEDNR comes from the coding sequence ATGAAATTAATGAACCAATTTTATAACTTCATAATAGATGTTTTTAAAGCCTTTTTCAATACAAACAGGAGCAGGGCGACCTTTCGGAAAGCTTACGCGGTATTCAAGGAATTCGGTTGGGCAGGTTTTGTAAAAGCAATTAAAAATAAAGCATCTAAACGCCAGCTTTTAGATGGGGTAGTCACAAAAGAAGAGGAAGAAATGGAAGAACTACCTTACGTTGGATCTGTTTTCGTTGCGGGGGACAACACTGGAAGAAAGCTCTTCCGGCGACAACAGGAGGAGTACTCAGAAGCGGTTATTGGACAAATGATTGAGGTACTACAAAAGAACGTTCACTTTAGCATCATACTGCTTTTGGAACGTACTGAGATAAACATGCTGGAGCGGACATTAAAATCAGTTCAGTCCCAAATCTATGGTCGTTGGGAGCTTTGGGCGGTTGATTTGGGAACAAAGGACAGGCGAGGGGTAAATCTCTTTGGTAGAGAAGCAGAAAAAGACTCTCGCCTCCATCTGCTGGGGTCAAACGGGCAGAAAATAGGTAGAGCGGAAGCATACAATCAAGCTCTTAGTAAAACATTGGGTGATTATATAATTTTTATGCACATGGGTGATCAACTGACGCCCGACGCTCTGTATTGGGCAGCAAAGAATTTAGACGAAAGAGACAACGTAGACCTGCTTTTTTCGGATGAATGCTATGTCGACGAGAATGGCAATTATTTCAGTTTCTTTTTCAAACCAGCTTGGTCACCGTTATTGATGATTAGGTCTTCCTACCCTGGGAACTTCTCTGCGTTCAGGAAAGCAACTTTGCAGAAGTGCGGAGAATTCGAAAAAGCATTTGACAGTTGTGCACTTTATGAAATGACTCTACGGCTCTCCAAGCGAGGGGGGGGAATTCGACACATTGAACGGATTTTGTATTCGACATACGCTGTTGAAAAAACAGCAGAAGCTCGTCGACGAGAGATATCTAGTCGGGCAAAGGCATTATCCCAACATATGTGGCGTATGAACTATCCGGCTTTCATCTTTGAGCAAGACGGACAAAATTTTATATCCAAATGGCGGAGTGAAATTCCACTTGTTAGTGTGATTATTGCAACAGATCATTCTGCCATACTGAGTAGTTTGCCACACCTGCTGCGGAATACTGCGTATCCTAACTTTGAGATCGTTATTGTGTCGAACTCAGAATTATCGGAAGAAATCGGAGAAGCGATGTCCGGCTTAGGAGAACGGATGATTCTTTGCCCATATGATGGGCCTCTTAATTATTCAAAAAAATACAATCTTGGTGCGGAAGCAGCCAAGGGAGAATATCTTGTTTTTCTAGGCGACGATATGTATATAGCGCAGCAGGACTGGCTGAATCACCTATTGGATGTTTTGGATCTTCCGGGGATCGGAGCGGTTTCCCCAGCTGTGATCGACTCGGAAGGTAAAGCTGTTTATATGGGGGGGCGGATCGGTCAGCATGGCGGTGAGTTGTATGAGTGTACATTTTTGGGACAATCATTTTATAGCAAAGACGACCGTGCGCTAACACTTCACATGAGCAGAGAAGTTAGCGTACTGAGCCAGTACTGCTTTTCGGTACGAAAAGATGTTTTTCTACAGGTTGGCGGATTAAATGAAAAATCCACTCCGAATCGATACTTCGGATTGGATTTTAGTTTCAGAATCCAAAACAAGAACCTACGCTGCGCATTTGTTTCGACAAGTATTCTTCTTCATAAAGAAAGAATTGGCGAGAGAAATACCAGTCCGCGAGATAGGGCGTATCTGTACATCATAAAAAAGTGGCACACCGCTCTAAAAAGGGACATCCTGTTTACAGACAGCATGCTACAATACAGTACAGACAGTGACAACTTACCGAATCGCCTGCTCCTCCCTGAAAACCTGCTGAAGGGGGAGAAAGGAGACATTCTGCTTGTAAGTCATGAGTTGTCCCGGACTGGCTCCCCTCAGGTTGTATTTGAGGCTGCCAAAGTCTTGAAGGATCAAGGATATTTTCCAGTTGTAGCTTCTCCGGAGGATGGCCCCTTGTCGAAGGATATTTTGGCGGAAGAGATTCCGGTTATTATTGATCAGGATCTATCAAAATACAGAGCTTATCGCCCGAACGAGACACCCAAGTCCATATCACCGGGTATTGACAACTTGTTGAAAAACTTTGATCTTGTGCTTGTAGCCTCCATTGTTAGTCATAACTTTATCAACTGCTATAATGGTTCGGATATTCCGTTTCTATGGTGGATCCATGATGGTGGGACGGGATATAATTTTCTCAAAAACTATCTACCTAGGTATTTGAAGAGCAATATTTCCGTCTATTGCGGCGGTAGATATGCACAGGAAATGTTGGAGAAATATCGACCGAAATATTATACAGAAGTGCTTTTATATGGTGTAAAAGACTGGGCTGACCTGAAAGAAATAACCGTTCGACGGGAAAAAATACTATTTCTATTTCCTGCTACTTTTGAGATAAGAAAGAATCAGATGTTATTGTTGGAGGCAATAAGCATGTTACCACAGGCTATTGCGGAAAAGGCCGAATTTCTGCTGATAGGCAAAGTTGGTGATGAACTCTACTATCGGAGTGTATACAATAAAGCCAAAGAACTAACCAATGTCAGAATATCCGAGCCAGTTCCCTATGACAAGTTGATGGATATTTACCGTGAGACTGCTTGTGTGGTTGTCCCATCTATTGACGATCCCATGCCGGTTGTCTTGGCGGAGGCAATGATGATGTCCAAGATTGTCTTATGCTCTGACATGACGGGAACGGCACGCTATATTGAGGACGGTGTAAACGGATTTGTATTTAGTAGTAAGAGTGCTTCGGAGCTGGAAAAGAAACTGGAGTACATTATTGGCAACTTTGATACAATGAATGATGTTCGCAAGTCGGGTAGGAAGACATACAAGCAGTATTTTTCTCAGGAAATATTCACCAAAAATTTGGTTAGTGTTGTAGAGAAGAATATAATTCGTTTTACGGAGGATAATCGATGA
- a CDS encoding NAD-dependent epimerase/dehydratase family protein → MKKYVVLGGNGFIGRNLVNKLSRDNHVLVADRTYSPEFEAMNNISYKKFNFTEEESFAPLLDGADTIIHLVSTLFAKDGTENLAPEVSANVLSTIRLLEDIAGRNVNLLFVSSGGTVYGEGGEFPALEDDSKHAFCGYALTKMMIENTLELYQNQHGLRYQTVRLSNPYGFMSNSGRMQGLIPIIVNRVLHGEPITIWGDGENIRDYIFIDDVVDAIAAVLNYEGDENIFNVGTGVGYSINEILNLVIEKLSPEKPPVIQYSSSRKCDIRKNVLNIERITKCTGWKPKTGIEEGIELVIRESRTKIRPSFSAIE, encoded by the coding sequence ATGAAAAAATATGTAGTCTTGGGCGGAAACGGTTTTATTGGGAGGAATTTGGTTAATAAGCTAAGTAGAGATAATCATGTGCTAGTGGCGGATAGAACTTACAGCCCGGAATTTGAGGCAATGAATAATATTTCTTATAAGAAATTCAATTTTACAGAAGAAGAGAGCTTTGCCCCGCTTTTAGATGGGGCCGATACAATCATTCACTTAGTTAGTACACTGTTTGCTAAGGACGGTACGGAAAACCTTGCACCCGAGGTGTCTGCCAATGTTCTCTCAACGATTCGTCTTCTGGAAGACATAGCAGGTAGGAATGTTAATCTTCTTTTCGTATCTTCGGGGGGGACGGTGTATGGGGAGGGAGGAGAATTCCCGGCGTTGGAGGATGACTCAAAACATGCTTTTTGTGGATACGCTCTGACCAAGATGATGATCGAAAACACTTTGGAGTTATACCAAAATCAGCATGGACTTCGCTATCAGACCGTGCGTTTGAGTAATCCTTATGGCTTTATGAGCAACAGTGGCCGTATGCAGGGACTTATTCCAATCATAGTGAATCGGGTTTTGCATGGAGAACCGATTACTATATGGGGAGACGGAGAAAACATTCGTGATTATATCTTCATTGATGATGTTGTTGACGCAATTGCAGCAGTCCTGAATTATGAAGGGGACGAAAATATATTCAATGTCGGCACAGGGGTTGGTTATTCCATTAATGAGATTCTTAATTTGGTAATCGAAAAGCTAAGTCCGGAAAAGCCTCCGGTCATTCAATATTCTTCAAGTCGTAAGTGTGATATTAGAAAAAATGTTCTCAATATTGAAAGGATCACGAAATGTACGGGGTGGAAACCGAAAACTGGGATTGAGGAAGGGATTGAGTTGGTGATTCGAGAGTCTAGAACTAAAATACGACCCTCATTCTCAGCTATAGAATAG
- a CDS encoding glycosyltransferase family 61 protein — MTHNLQFLNEQTADQYQEMMEHNFLWPDWEPTVEMIDNGVIVPAEAFYDEVGNYRYRGGVLDAEGRFVKSSGLYKGLDYGKAPLSMAECPDVNPDDCTYIDETVVYYGCFIYHWGHFLFESTNRLWYYLRENCKAQGIRLVGIFLNNKPDGNFRLFHDLLGIGQDDLVFLNRPTRFRRVIVPRPSCMLSTARTVNFYYSQEFLIPFDAIQNSVPTSPSKKIYLTRTNLQMGNTIGEEEIEDNFRRNGFDIVSPENETLPKLVSLLKNAEVVAGLSGSNTHNLLFGGYGCKVIILNRMQSTNYPQELVHQARNIQAVYIDVYSTFMPATHGNGPFLVTVNEHLFNFQVSAGMLPYNFSSYIPTDIIVRYLQKWGVVYRNNPFAATALDKYYFKMNDFIEQVYSFFIKNEHGIQKPITRKKLRHLLWLHKHGLKRIYEMVNTDKSRLSDLNIIRYSYYFNEHWYRKKYMTRVKGVEPAAHYLYVGFKEGNDPSPRFSTSGYLNLYPDIREGGINPLWHYEKHGKYEGRQVVQSSKSIL; from the coding sequence ATGACACATAATCTACAGTTTTTGAATGAGCAAACAGCAGACCAGTACCAGGAAATGATGGAACATAACTTTTTGTGGCCAGACTGGGAGCCGACTGTTGAAATGATTGACAATGGCGTCATCGTTCCGGCGGAAGCTTTTTATGATGAGGTTGGCAACTATAGATATCGTGGAGGCGTGTTGGACGCAGAGGGGAGATTCGTGAAATCTTCCGGACTATATAAAGGTTTGGACTATGGAAAAGCACCTCTTTCGATGGCGGAGTGTCCTGATGTCAATCCGGATGATTGCACATATATTGACGAGACAGTGGTCTATTATGGTTGCTTTATTTACCATTGGGGACATTTCCTGTTTGAATCGACAAATCGGCTGTGGTATTACTTGCGGGAGAATTGTAAAGCTCAAGGGATCCGACTTGTTGGTATTTTTCTCAATAATAAGCCGGATGGTAACTTTCGGCTTTTTCATGATTTGCTTGGAATCGGACAGGATGACCTTGTTTTCCTGAATCGCCCGACTAGGTTTAGACGTGTGATCGTTCCTAGACCTTCCTGTATGTTGTCGACGGCCCGTACGGTGAATTTTTACTATTCACAAGAGTTTTTAATTCCATTTGATGCAATCCAAAATTCCGTTCCAACGAGTCCAAGCAAAAAGATCTATTTAACCCGTACTAATCTGCAGATGGGCAATACCATCGGTGAGGAAGAGATAGAGGATAATTTCCGAAGAAACGGATTTGACATAGTATCGCCGGAAAATGAGACGCTACCGAAGCTTGTGTCGTTGTTGAAGAACGCTGAAGTCGTTGCTGGGCTAAGCGGCTCCAATACCCATAATCTGTTGTTTGGAGGTTATGGATGTAAAGTGATTATCCTCAACCGAATGCAGAGCACAAACTATCCACAGGAATTGGTGCATCAGGCAAGAAATATTCAGGCAGTTTATATTGATGTTTATTCGACTTTTATGCCGGCTACTCATGGTAATGGCCCGTTTTTGGTAACAGTAAATGAGCATTTGTTCAACTTTCAAGTCTCTGCGGGAATGCTCCCTTACAACTTTTCGTCTTATATTCCCACAGACATTATCGTTAGATATTTACAAAAATGGGGTGTGGTATACCGCAATAACCCATTTGCCGCAACTGCGCTGGATAAATACTATTTTAAAATGAATGACTTTATTGAACAAGTCTATTCATTTTTTATAAAAAATGAACATGGGATTCAGAAACCAATAACGAGAAAAAAACTCCGTCATTTGCTTTGGCTTCATAAGCATGGACTGAAAAGAATATATGAAATGGTTAATACGGATAAAAGTAGACTGTCTGATTTGAATATCATCAGATATTCTTATTATTTCAATGAGCATTGGTATCGTAAGAAATATATGACCCGTGTAAAAGGTGTCGAACCTGCTGCACACTATCTGTATGTCGGATTTAAAGAAGGCAACGACCCGTCCCCGCGGTTTTCTACAAGTGGTTATTTGAACTTGTACCCTGATATTCGCGAAGGCGGGATTAACCCTCTGTGGCATTATGAGAAGCATGGGAAGTATGAAGGTCGTCAGGTTGTCCAGAGCTCTAAAAGTATTTTATAA
- a CDS encoding methyltransferase domain-containing protein, translating to MATLHLGFSTGIDQYVDKEEDLLLAHYRGEKLIEHPRDSLFYLTTKERENILSWYPFQNKEVLEIGSGCGCITGMLCDSSKRVVSVDQSQKRARITYERHKERDNLEVYAGNIADIPFEKKFDYVVLIGVLEYAGRFFSEYPQDVVFLKMIRDLLKPDGILLIAIENRYGIKYFAGANEDHLGKPYLSLTGYSKMDVRTYGKQELQELLGSCGFSKTKFYYPFPDYKLPSVIYSDDKPLSYADAALLPNYTYGNPVNFSIQEAMSGIIKNGQFGFFSNSFLVEAGTNDSHFADITFVKFQPKRTEDYQIISIEREGKRFVKRPRSSNAKAHLENYQRIHEKMSGNGIRICKVQRSNDEWQAEYIEGKSISELVDLAGEKNGKDGIRQEIQNLIDYFYSISEHVVLDQPVLDELKGLYTEPTYVLRYGLVDLNASNLLYQNDVGYTLIDQEWEEIRQIPTDYAIMNSIGYLYSTCSTVKSFYSLTSLLEEFGLSQDKVSVLEKISDIFFKEKHSVLDEEKSMIFDQLSQYEITQPPRSGWEAELNHQNKQVGILSENYNRVVTQVKQLESELREKNEQVADLSKNYNIVVERIRTLEKLLEERNQQVAHLSANYNRVVKMIQDLGQSNG from the coding sequence GTGGCAACGTTACATTTAGGTTTTTCTACTGGGATCGACCAGTATGTTGATAAGGAAGAAGATTTACTTCTAGCTCATTACCGCGGAGAAAAACTGATTGAACACCCGAGAGATAGTCTATTTTATTTAACAACAAAAGAGCGGGAAAACATTTTATCATGGTATCCATTTCAGAACAAAGAAGTACTTGAGATTGGTTCCGGATGTGGATGTATTACAGGTATGCTATGTGATTCCAGTAAAAGAGTTGTTTCTGTTGATCAGTCACAAAAACGTGCACGAATTACGTATGAAAGACATAAGGAAAGAGATAATCTGGAAGTCTACGCTGGAAATATTGCTGATATTCCATTTGAAAAAAAATTTGATTATGTAGTTTTGATTGGCGTTCTGGAGTATGCAGGACGATTTTTTTCGGAATACCCACAGGACGTAGTTTTCTTAAAAATGATTCGGGATTTACTTAAGCCAGATGGTATTTTGCTTATAGCGATTGAGAACCGCTATGGGATAAAGTACTTTGCGGGAGCAAATGAAGATCACTTGGGGAAGCCATATCTGTCTTTGACTGGATATTCAAAAATGGATGTTAGGACATATGGAAAGCAGGAACTGCAGGAACTGCTGGGAAGTTGCGGCTTTTCAAAGACGAAGTTTTACTATCCTTTTCCGGACTACAAATTGCCATCTGTGATCTATTCGGACGATAAGCCGCTATCCTACGCCGATGCTGCACTATTACCTAATTATACCTATGGTAATCCAGTGAATTTTTCGATCCAGGAAGCAATGTCAGGAATTATAAAAAATGGACAGTTTGGATTCTTTTCTAACAGTTTTTTGGTTGAGGCCGGAACAAATGACAGTCATTTTGCAGATATTACATTTGTCAAATTCCAGCCGAAAAGAACTGAAGACTATCAAATCATATCGATCGAACGGGAAGGAAAACGTTTTGTTAAGCGTCCGAGAAGTTCAAATGCCAAAGCGCATCTAGAAAATTATCAAAGGATTCACGAGAAAATGTCAGGAAATGGAATTAGAATTTGCAAGGTTCAAAGATCAAACGATGAATGGCAAGCGGAGTATATTGAAGGAAAATCCATCTCTGAATTGGTCGACCTGGCGGGGGAGAAAAACGGAAAAGACGGCATTCGTCAGGAAATTCAAAATCTTATAGATTATTTCTATAGTATTAGCGAACATGTGGTATTGGATCAGCCGGTCCTTGATGAACTAAAGGGTCTGTACACAGAACCCACATATGTTTTAAGATATGGCCTTGTGGATCTTAATGCAAGTAACCTTCTTTATCAGAACGATGTCGGATACACGCTTATCGATCAAGAATGGGAAGAAATCAGACAAATCCCAACAGATTATGCTATTATGAACTCTATTGGATATTTATACTCAACTTGTTCCACTGTGAAAAGCTTTTACTCGTTAACGAGTCTCTTGGAGGAATTTGGGTTGTCACAAGATAAAGTATCTGTACTTGAGAAAATCTCGGATATTTTTTTCAAAGAAAAGCATTCTGTACTGGACGAAGAAAAATCTATGATATTCGATCAGCTCAGCCAATATGAGATTACTCAACCTCCCCGAAGTGGTTGGGAGGCTGAATTAAATCATCAGAACAAGCAAGTTGGGATCTTGAGTGAGAACTACAATCGGGTTGTTACACAAGTCAAACAACTCGAATCCGAGCTTCGGGAGAAAAATGAACAGGTTGCTGATTTGAGTAAAAATTATAATATTGTCGTAGAACGTATTAGGACACTGGAGAAACTTCTTGAGGAACGAAATCAACAAGTGGCACATTTGAGTGCAAACTACAACCGGGTTGTTAAGATGATTCAAGATTTAGGGCAGAGCAATGGTTGA